In Pseudoroseomonas cervicalis, the DNA window TCGTAGCCCACCTTTGTCTTCTCCGCGTCAATCCAGGCATCCGGCGCGTGCGGCAGCACTTCCCGGGCAAAATAGGCCTCGACCTCCTCCGAGAGGGGAACATTCTCGGTGTCGCGCAGCGCGCTGTCCGGCTGCGGCTTTCCTTTCTGTTTTCCCTTCTGGCCCAGCACCACCTGGCCCGCGGCGTCGCGCAGCGGGCGCTCCACCGTGATCGTGCGGTAGCCGAAGGCCTCGTTGCGGAACAGCCGCGCCATCGGCGCCAACTTCACCGCGCCGCCCTCCGGTGCGACCGGCGGCGCCTCGCCGGCGCGCACCACCACGCGGCTCACCCGGCCTTCGACATCGGTCACCGTGGCCAGCTGCGCCTCCGCCGCCTCGCCGAACAGGCGCGTGACCTCGTCGATCAAATCGTCGCCCATCTGCTTGCGCTTGGAGCCGAGGCTTTTCCGCATCTTGCTCCACATGGCGGAGGCGTCGATCAGCTGCACCAGCCCGCGCCGCCCGGCCGGCTTGCGGTTGGACAGGATCCAGACATAGGTGGCGATGCCGGTGTTGAAGAACATGTCGGTGGGCAAAGCGATGATCGCCTCCACCAGGTCGTTCTCCAGCACATGGCGGCGGATCTCGCTCTCGCCCGAGCCGGCGCCGCCGGTGAACAGCGGCGAGCCGTTCAGCACGATGCCGATGCGGCTGCCGCCCTCCTGGCGCCTGGCGCATCTTGCTCAGCAGGTGCAGCAGGAACAGCAGGGAGCCGTCGGAGATGCGCGGCAGGCCGGGGCCGAAGCGGCCGGCATGGCCGAGCTGCTCGGCCTCCTTGCGCACCTCCTTCTCCACCTTCTTCCACTCCACGCCAAAGGGCGGGTTGGACAGCATGTAGTCGAACTTCTTTCCGGCATGCCCGTCCTCGGACAGGGTGTTGCCGGGCACGATGTTGCCGACATCCTGGCCCTTGATCAGCATGTCCGCCTTGCAGATGGCGTAGCTCTCGTCGTTCAGCTCCTGGCCGAACATGCTCAGCGTGGCCTGCGGGTTGTGCGCCATCAGATGCTCCCCCGCCACCGAGAGCATGCCGCCCGTCCCGGCCGTGGGGTCGTAGATGGTGCGCACGGCGCGGGTGCCGGGGGTCAGGATGTCGCTGTCCTCGATGAACAGCAGGTTGACCATCAGCCGGATGACGTCGCGCGGGGTGAAGTGCTCGCCCGCCGTCTCGTTGGAGATTTCCGCGAATTTGCGGATCAGCTCCTCGAAGGCCAGGCCCATATCGTGGTTGCTGACCTGGTCGGGGTGCAGCGGGAAGGCGGCGAAGCGCTCGGTCACCTGGTAGAGCAGCCCGGCCTTGCGCAGCCGGTCGGTCTGCTCGGTGAAGCGGAAGCGCTCGAAGATGTCGCGGACGGGCGCCGAGAAGCCGCGGATATAGGCGTCCAGATTGGCGCCGAGATTGTCCTGGTCGCCCATCAGGGTCTTCAGGTCGAAGGGCGAGGTGTTGGCGAAGGGCACGCCCGTGATGCGCCGCAGGAAGGCCTCGGGCTCGATCCCCATGGCCGTCTTGGCCTGCGCCTCGGCGAGCACCTTTTCCTTGGTGGGCGCCAGCACGCAGTCGAGGCGGCGCAGCACCGTGAAGGGCAGGATGACCCGGCCGTATTCGGAG includes these proteins:
- a CDS encoding class I SAM-dependent DNA methyltransferase; the encoded protein is MLNGSPLFTGGAGSGESEIRRHVLENDLVEAIIALPTDMFFNTGIATYVWILSNRKPAGRRGLVQLIDASAMWSKMRKSLGSKRKQMGDDLIDEVTRLFGEAAEAQLATVTDVEGRVSRVVVRAGEAPPVAPEGGAVKLAPMARLFRNEAFGYRTITVERPLRDAAGQVVLGQKGKQKGKPQPDSALRDTENVPLSEEVEAYFAREVLPHAPDAWIDAEKTKVGYEIPFNRHFYVFEPPRPLAEIDADLKRVTDRIRAMIEGLAA